A part of Natator depressus isolate rNatDep1 chromosome 18, rNatDep2.hap1, whole genome shotgun sequence genomic DNA contains:
- the MRPL20 gene encoding large ribosomal subunit protein bL20m yields the protein MVFLSAPCWLRSRLTDRFWRVQAVLKHARHFRGRKNRCYRLAVRSVRRAFVKSTKARREKKKFMRALWITRIEAASLEHGLKYPAFIGNLLKCQVELNRKMLADLAIYEPKTFKSLAALAQRRRQEGFLDALGDGKEPEGIFSRIVHHY from the exons ATGGTTTTCCTGAGCGCGCCCTGCTGGCTGCGGAGCCGCCTGACCGACCGCTTCTGGAGGGTGCAGGCGGTGCTCAAGCATGCGCGA CATTTTCGTGGAAGGAAGAACCGCTGCTATAGATTGGCTGTACGAAGTGTTCGGAGAGCTTTTGTGAAGTCtacaaaggccagaagagaaaagaagaaattcATGAGAGcg CTCTGGATTACAAGGATTGAAGCAGCTTCTCTTGAACATGGTTTGAAATATCCAGCTTTCATAGGCAATCTGCTTAAG TGCCAGGTGGAGCTGAACAGGAAAATGCTTGCTGATCTGGCTATTTATGAGCCAAAGACATTCAAGTCCCTAGCTGCCTTAGCCCAAAGGAGGAGACAAGAAGGCTTCCTTGATGCCCTTGGAGATGGAAAAGAACCAGAAGGAATATTTTCACGAATTGTACACCATTATTGA